From the Lentimicrobiaceae bacterium genome, one window contains:
- the atpC gene encoding ATP synthase F1 subunit epsilon, whose translation MKLEIIKPDQTLYTGEVSLVQLTGIDGSLEILNHHAPLISILVKGKIKIVDNENQTFFYEVNGGVVEVKNNTVLILAE comes from the coding sequence ATGAAATTGGAAATCATTAAACCCGATCAAACTCTGTACACTGGCGAAGTATCGCTTGTACAACTAACGGGTATTGATGGCAGTCTGGAAATCTTAAACCATCATGCCCCATTGATATCTATACTTGTCAAAGGAAAAATTAAGATAGTGGATAACGAAAACCAAACCTTTTTTTATGAGGTAAATGGCGGCGTTGTGGAAGTGAAAAATAATACTGTGCTGATATTGGCAGAATAG
- a CDS encoding lipoprotein signal peptidase, giving the protein MQNFSRERISSAVLKKSLIIIFLVLLLDQVVKIWIKTHMTLGQEFPIFGNWFLINFTENEGMAFGMQFGGNYGKLLLSLFRLIAIGGIGYYIVYLIKKGAGTGLVICMSLILAGAFGNIIDSAFYGMLFSESTFIETARLLPAGGGYSTFLHGKVVDMLYFPIISGNYPSWVPFWGGKDFLLFRPVFNIADSAITIGVLTIIIFQRKLIKK; this is encoded by the coding sequence ATGCAAAACTTCAGCAGGGAAAGAATTAGCAGTGCCGTGTTAAAGAAATCTCTTATTATCATCTTTTTAGTGTTGCTGCTCGACCAGGTCGTAAAAATCTGGATTAAAACACATATGACATTAGGGCAGGAATTCCCGATTTTTGGCAATTGGTTTCTTATCAATTTCACCGAAAATGAAGGCATGGCTTTCGGGATGCAGTTTGGAGGGAACTACGGTAAACTCTTGTTAAGCCTTTTTCGCCTGATTGCCATCGGCGGAATAGGGTATTATATTGTGTATCTTATCAAAAAAGGAGCCGGCACAGGCTTGGTTATCTGCATGTCGCTTATTCTTGCCGGTGCATTTGGAAATATCATTGACAGTGCATTTTACGGTATGCTATTCAGCGAAAGTACTTTTATAGAAACAGCACGACTTTTGCCCGCCGGAGGCGGCTACAGTACTTTTCTGCATGGAAAAGTAGTAGACATGCTTTATTTCCCGATTATCAGCGGCAACTATCCTTCATGGGTTCCTTTCTGGGGAGGAAAAGATTTTTTGTTATTTCGTCCGGTGTTCAATATTGCTGATTCTGCTATAACCATCGGAGTGTTAACCATTATCATCTTCCAAAGGAAACTCATAAAAAAATAA
- a CDS encoding DUF5686 and carboxypeptidase regulatory-like domain-containing protein: protein MGKIIDAQTREPIPFANVYLKGTTIGTFTDFEGNFSIDTKKASDSIAASFLGYITVTKKIIKNKFQTINFELFPNKLTLATVEIHPGKNPAEVLWEKLLANRKNNDMDKLNYYEYEAYTKIQFDANNLSEKFRNRRIFKPFQFIFDNVDTSTINGKAYLPIFLSETVSDIYFRKEPKSQREYIKASKVSGIENESISQFLGDMIQNINIYDNYLTIFQKNFVNPAGSSGLVFYKYYLVDSSFVGNQWCYQVMFKPRRKQEFTFTGKIWIHDSTYAIKKVDMRMSDDINMNFINDLVINQEYNRFENKYWMITKDQMVVDFNIVEDAKSTMGFYGHKTTSYKNFVFDTPRENKIYTTPTNIVIADDALKKSNNFWHTARHDSLTRDEQTIYKMVDTLKTLPVFNTYVDIVKMVTLGYWIKGNFEWGPVGSLYSFNKIEGNRFKIGGRTSNKFSTKIMLDGHVAYGTKDEKFKYGGGFIYMFDKNPRRAMGASFKHDNEQLGQSLNAWGEDFLFTSIIRRNPSDKLSLVDHYHAYYEHEWMTGFSNTVLFTHRNLFSIGETKFYRYVNGKQDTINSITTTEIGLKTHLAYKERFVMGEFERISLGAQYPVLDIDYAYGIPHALQSNYEYHRLQLRITDWYNIGTFGWSKYSIEGGKIWGKVPYPLLKIHEGNETYWFDDMAFNLMNYNEFVSNTYASFYYTHHFVGFFLNKIPLMRKLKWREVGFIKGVMGTVDEKNKNYAAFPKGTYTLDKPYFEAGVGVENILKFIRIDAVWRLSYYDHPEINKFGVMVSMWFDF from the coding sequence ATGGGAAAAATCATTGATGCCCAAACCCGCGAGCCCATTCCTTTTGCCAATGTATACCTCAAAGGGACAACCATAGGTACTTTTACTGATTTTGAAGGAAATTTTTCCATAGATACTAAAAAAGCTTCCGACAGCATAGCCGCTTCATTTTTAGGGTATATTACCGTTACAAAAAAAATTATCAAAAATAAATTTCAAACGATCAACTTCGAACTTTTTCCCAATAAGCTTACCCTTGCCACAGTAGAAATCCATCCCGGCAAAAATCCCGCGGAAGTTTTATGGGAAAAACTGCTGGCAAACAGGAAAAATAATGACATGGATAAGCTGAATTATTATGAATATGAGGCATATACAAAAATTCAATTTGATGCCAACAACTTATCAGAAAAATTTCGCAACCGGAGAATATTTAAGCCTTTTCAATTTATTTTCGACAATGTGGATACATCCACCATCAATGGAAAAGCCTACCTGCCAATTTTTCTTTCGGAAACCGTTTCCGACATTTATTTCCGAAAAGAACCAAAATCACAACGGGAATATATTAAAGCATCAAAGGTGTCTGGCATTGAAAATGAAAGTATTTCGCAGTTTTTGGGAGATATGATACAGAATATCAATATATATGATAACTATCTGACAATCTTTCAGAAAAATTTTGTGAATCCTGCCGGATCCTCCGGACTTGTGTTTTATAAATATTATCTGGTTGACAGTTCGTTTGTTGGAAACCAATGGTGCTATCAGGTAATGTTTAAGCCCCGGCGTAAACAAGAATTTACTTTTACCGGTAAAATATGGATTCACGACTCAACCTATGCCATTAAAAAGGTGGATATGCGCATGAGCGACGATATCAACATGAACTTCATCAACGACTTAGTTATTAACCAGGAATATAACAGATTTGAAAACAAGTACTGGATGATCACAAAAGATCAGATGGTGGTTGATTTTAATATTGTAGAAGATGCTAAATCCACTATGGGCTTTTACGGACATAAAACCACTTCATATAAAAATTTTGTTTTTGACACTCCCAGGGAAAATAAAATTTATACGACTCCAACAAACATAGTTATAGCCGACGACGCACTGAAAAAGAGCAATAACTTCTGGCATACAGCACGACACGATAGTTTAACCCGCGACGAACAAACAATTTACAAAATGGTGGATACATTAAAAACTCTACCTGTTTTTAACACCTATGTAGATATTGTGAAAATGGTAACCTTAGGTTACTGGATAAAAGGAAATTTTGAATGGGGACCGGTAGGTTCGCTTTACAGTTTTAATAAAATAGAGGGAAATCGGTTTAAAATTGGAGGACGAACAAGCAATAAATTCAGTACCAAAATAATGCTCGATGGTCATGTAGCGTATGGAACTAAAGATGAAAAATTCAAATATGGAGGCGGCTTTATTTACATGTTCGATAAAAACCCAAGACGAGCTATGGGCGCTTCGTTTAAACACGACAATGAGCAGTTAGGACAAAGCCTAAACGCCTGGGGCGAAGATTTTTTGTTCACTTCTATCATCAGAAGAAATCCATCTGACAAATTATCGCTTGTAGATCACTACCACGCTTATTACGAACACGAATGGATGACCGGATTTTCCAATACTGTTTTATTTACTCATAGAAACCTGTTTTCCATAGGTGAAACAAAATTTTACCGCTATGTAAATGGAAAACAAGATACTATAAATAGCATTACCACTACTGAAATTGGGTTAAAAACCCATTTGGCTTATAAAGAACGTTTTGTGATGGGTGAATTTGAAAGAATCAGCCTCGGCGCCCAATACCCCGTGCTCGATATTGATTATGCTTACGGTATCCCCCATGCTTTACAAAGTAACTACGAATACCACCGGCTGCAACTCAGGATTACCGATTGGTATAATATCGGTACTTTTGGCTGGTCGAAATATAGTATTGAAGGTGGAAAAATATGGGGAAAAGTGCCCTACCCTTTATTGAAAATTCATGAGGGCAACGAAACCTACTGGTTTGATGATATGGCTTTCAACCTGATGAATTACAACGAATTTGTAAGTAATACCTATGCAAGTTTCTACTACACACATCATTTTGTAGGCTTTTTCTTGAATAAAATCCCCCTGATGCGCAAACTGAAGTGGAGAGAAGTGGGTTTTATAAAAGGTGTAATGGGAACGGTGGATGAAAAAAATAAAAATTATGCAGCTTTTCCCAAAGGAACCTATACCTTGGACAAACCATACTTTGAAGCGGGTGTCGGAGTGGAAAACATCCTGAAATTTATCCGTATAGATGCGGTATGGAGATTATCGTATTACGATCATCCCGAAATTAATAAATTTGGTGTGATGGTATCCATGTGGTTCGACTTTTGA
- a CDS encoding TraR/DksA family transcriptional regulator: MKNEEATELREKTRYSDEELEEFRQIIIEKLEKARRDLKMLTEAYTINNEHDINDTSPTFKVLEEGYQVMSKEENGRLAARQDKFIKALENALIRIENKTYGICRETGKLISKERLRSVPHATLSINAKLQQGKN, from the coding sequence ATGAAAAACGAAGAAGCTACCGAATTAAGAGAAAAGACAAGATATTCAGATGAAGAACTGGAAGAATTTCGTCAAATAATTATTGAAAAACTTGAAAAAGCCCGGCGTGATCTTAAAATGCTTACAGAAGCTTATACCATAAATAACGAACACGACATTAATGATACCTCCCCTACTTTTAAAGTTTTGGAAGAAGGATACCAGGTAATGTCGAAAGAAGAAAATGGAAGATTAGCCGCCCGGCAGGACAAGTTTATAAAAGCCCTGGAAAATGCATTAATTCGCATTGAAAATAAAACCTATGGCATATGCCGCGAAACGGGAAAACTCATCTCGAAAGAACGACTTCGCAGCGTACCCCACGCTACTTTAAGTATAAATGCAAAACTTCAGCAGGGAAAGAATTAG
- the atpD gene encoding F0F1 ATP synthase subunit beta: protein MNPKNTGRIIQIIGPVIDISFDEDVRLPNIYDALEVTNDNGQVIVLECQQDIGENTIRTIAMDSTDGLRRGMPVIATGKPITMPTTEEIKGRLFNVIGEAIDGLGKVEKVKEYSIHREPPLFENLTTQREVLYTGIKVIDLIEPYAKGGKIGLFGGAGVGKTVIIMELINNIAKKYSGISVFAGVGERTREGNDLLREMIESGVIRYGKEFEEDMKNGGWDLSKVDRNELAKSQGTLVFGQMNEPPGARARVALSGLSLAEYFRDGDDKSGGHDILFFIDNIFRFTQAGSEVSALLGRMPSAVGYQPTLATEMGIMQERITSTKRGSITSVQAIYVPADDLTDPAPATTFAHLDATTVLNRKISEMGIYPAVDPLDSTSRILSPDVVGDEHYNTAQQVKQILQRNKELQDIIAILGMDELSEEDKLIVHRARRVQRFLSQPFHVAEQFTGLPGVFVSIEDTIKGFKMILNGEVDEYPESAFNLVGTIEQAIEKGRVMLKSV from the coding sequence ATGAACCCCAAAAATACCGGCAGAATAATCCAAATCATTGGTCCTGTTATAGATATTTCTTTTGATGAAGACGTTCGTTTACCTAATATTTATGATGCCCTTGAAGTAACCAACGACAACGGTCAGGTCATCGTACTCGAATGCCAGCAGGATATTGGTGAAAATACCATTCGAACCATTGCAATGGATTCTACCGACGGACTTCGCAGGGGAATGCCGGTAATTGCCACCGGCAAACCCATCACCATGCCTACAACAGAGGAGATTAAAGGTAGGCTATTCAATGTAATAGGTGAAGCCATTGATGGCTTGGGAAAAGTTGAAAAAGTAAAAGAATACAGCATACACCGCGAACCACCTCTTTTTGAAAATCTTACCACGCAACGCGAAGTGTTATACACTGGTATAAAGGTAATTGATTTGATTGAACCTTATGCAAAGGGCGGTAAAATCGGATTGTTCGGAGGGGCAGGAGTAGGCAAAACGGTTATTATTATGGAATTGATTAATAACATAGCAAAAAAATATTCCGGAATTTCTGTTTTTGCAGGTGTAGGCGAACGTACGCGCGAAGGAAACGACTTGCTGCGTGAGATGATAGAATCGGGTGTAATTCGCTATGGCAAAGAATTTGAAGAAGATATGAAAAACGGGGGTTGGGACTTGTCGAAAGTTGACCGCAACGAACTGGCAAAGTCACAGGGAACGCTTGTCTTCGGACAAATGAACGAACCTCCAGGAGCCCGTGCACGGGTTGCCCTTTCCGGTTTGTCGTTAGCCGAATATTTCCGCGACGGAGATGATAAATCGGGCGGACACGATATTTTGTTTTTTATTGATAATATTTTCCGGTTTACACAGGCAGGTTCCGAAGTATCGGCACTGTTGGGACGTATGCCTTCCGCAGTAGGATACCAACCTACCCTTGCCACAGAAATGGGAATAATGCAGGAACGTATTACCTCCACCAAACGTGGGTCTATTACTTCGGTACAAGCTATTTATGTACCTGCAGACGACCTTACCGACCCTGCACCTGCTACCACTTTTGCCCATCTTGATGCCACAACGGTACTCAATCGTAAAATTTCTGAAATGGGTATTTATCCCGCAGTTGACCCTCTCGATTCCACATCCCGGATTCTTTCACCCGACGTTGTGGGCGACGAACACTACAATACTGCCCAACAGGTAAAGCAAATTTTGCAGCGAAACAAGGAGTTACAGGATATTATTGCCATTTTGGGAATGGATGAACTTTCTGAAGAAGACAAGTTAATCGTGCACCGGGCACGGCGTGTTCAGCGCTTCCTGTCGCAGCCTTTCCATGTTGCCGAACAATTTACAGGTCTTCCCGGGGTTTTTGTATCTATTGAAGATACCATTAAAGGGTTCAAAATGATTCTCAACGGCGAAGTGGATGAATATCCCGAATCGGCATTCAACCTTGTGGGAACCATAGAGCAGGCAATTGAAAAAGGAAGAGTTATGTTGAAATCTGTTTAA
- the ileS gene encoding isoleucine--tRNA ligase, with the protein MKTQYKEYKQLNLSTLGKEVLSWWENNQIFEKSLANRKNHLPFVFYEGPPSANGIPGIHHVMARAIKDIFCRYKTQKGFFVERKAGWDTHGLPIEIAVEKTLGITKEDIGKKISVEEYNNACRKEVMKYKDLWDDLTKKIGYWVDLDHPYITFDNKYIESVWHLLSKLYEKGMLYKGYTIQPYSPAAGTGLSTHELNQPGCYRNVKDNTVVAQFKVRFDTNHPLLQQLSNFVQDDLFFLAWTTTPWTLPSNTALAVGKDITYAIVKTWNPYTYQPINVFLAEDLLDKYFPEKNAGLSLSEYEPGQKNIPFSILGFFTGTQLDGLRYEQLLPYAQPETGDAFRVIIGDFVTTEDGTGIVHIAPSFGADDFRVAKQYGIGTLTLVSKRGQFTGEMGEFAGRYVKSEYAPDYTPESNDNVDIDIIVKLKKENKAFKSEKYEHSYPHCWRTDKPILYYPLDSWFIRTTALKDRMQELNRTINWKPEATGTGRFGNWLENLVDWNLSRSRYWGTPLPIWVTEDRSEQICIGSVAQLKKEIEKSIAAGFMQSNPLKTYTAGDTTEENYLKFDLHRPYVDEILLVSPSGKPMRREPDLIDVWFDSGAMPYAQFHYPFTKDSLKGIFPADFIAEGVDQTRGWFYTLHAIAVLLFDSVSFKAVVSNGLVLDKNGNKMSKRLGNAVDPFETIEKYGPDATRWYMITNAQPWDNLKFDIEGIAEVMRKFFGTLYNTYNFFALYANIDGFIYSEPDIPLINRPEIDRWILSQLNTLILEVDEYYSDYEPTKAGRAISEFVDEHLSNWYVRLCRRRFWKGEYSHDKISAYQTLYTCIETIACLSAPIAPFFMDRLFTDLNAVTIKNPAISVHLTDFPEADVHMIDKKLEERMQLAQQISSMVLSLRKKTNLRVRQPLQKIMLPAPDKHFRQQVEAVKNLILSEVNVKEIEFIDAEQNILVKKIKPNYKTLGPKYGKLMKNIATAIEVFTQNDIADLENKGMISLNINNENVDILLQDVDIITEDIPGWVVTHMGNLTVALDINVTEVLYHEGIARELVNRIQNLRKELDYEITDKIFLQIEKNPLIETVINQNYAYICSETLAESLKTPDCIDESEKVAVELTEKVATFISIKKME; encoded by the coding sequence ATGAAAACGCAGTATAAAGAATACAAACAATTAAATTTATCCACTCTCGGCAAAGAAGTTTTGTCGTGGTGGGAAAATAACCAAATATTTGAAAAAAGCCTTGCCAACCGCAAAAACCATCTTCCTTTTGTATTTTACGAAGGTCCCCCCTCTGCCAATGGCATACCTGGTATCCATCATGTTATGGCACGGGCTATTAAGGACATCTTTTGCCGTTATAAAACACAGAAGGGCTTTTTCGTAGAACGGAAAGCCGGATGGGATACCCATGGGCTTCCTATTGAAATTGCCGTTGAAAAAACTTTAGGTATTACCAAAGAGGATATAGGAAAAAAAATTTCAGTAGAAGAATACAACAATGCCTGCCGGAAAGAGGTGATGAAATACAAGGATTTATGGGACGACCTCACAAAAAAAATCGGCTATTGGGTTGACCTTGATCATCCTTACATCACTTTCGACAATAAATATATCGAAAGTGTATGGCATCTGTTATCAAAACTTTACGAAAAAGGCATGCTTTATAAGGGTTATACCATCCAGCCGTATTCACCTGCCGCCGGAACTGGTTTGAGCACCCACGAACTAAACCAGCCCGGCTGTTACCGTAATGTAAAAGACAATACGGTGGTTGCCCAGTTTAAAGTACGTTTCGATACAAACCATCCTTTACTGCAGCAGCTATCCAATTTTGTTCAGGATGATCTTTTCTTTTTGGCATGGACTACCACACCCTGGACTTTACCCTCAAATACAGCATTGGCTGTTGGAAAAGACATTACCTATGCCATTGTAAAAACATGGAATCCCTATACGTATCAACCTATCAATGTATTTCTTGCAGAAGATTTACTGGATAAATATTTCCCTGAAAAAAATGCAGGACTATCTCTATCGGAATACGAACCCGGACAAAAAAACATCCCTTTTTCTATTCTTGGGTTTTTTACCGGCACACAACTCGATGGGCTCCGCTACGAACAATTGTTACCTTATGCTCAACCCGAAACCGGAGATGCTTTCCGTGTAATTATCGGCGATTTTGTAACTACCGAAGACGGTACAGGTATAGTACACATAGCTCCCAGTTTTGGTGCCGACGATTTCAGAGTTGCAAAACAATACGGTATAGGCACCCTTACATTGGTAAGCAAACGCGGGCAATTTACCGGGGAAATGGGTGAATTTGCCGGAAGGTATGTTAAATCCGAATACGCACCCGACTACACTCCAGAATCTAATGATAACGTCGACATTGATATAATTGTAAAATTAAAGAAAGAAAACAAAGCCTTCAAATCGGAAAAGTACGAGCACTCCTACCCGCATTGCTGGCGAACCGACAAGCCCATATTATACTATCCATTAGATAGTTGGTTTATCCGTACCACGGCACTGAAAGATCGCATGCAGGAACTTAACCGTACCATTAACTGGAAACCCGAAGCTACCGGCACCGGGCGTTTCGGAAACTGGCTCGAAAACCTCGTTGACTGGAATCTTTCCCGTTCGCGCTATTGGGGAACACCCCTTCCTATTTGGGTAACAGAAGATCGCTCCGAACAGATTTGTATTGGCTCGGTAGCCCAGTTGAAAAAAGAAATTGAAAAATCGATAGCCGCAGGTTTCATGCAATCCAATCCTTTAAAAACATATACAGCCGGGGATACCACAGAGGAAAATTACCTGAAGTTCGATTTGCACCGTCCATACGTTGACGAAATCCTACTCGTTTCTCCTTCCGGCAAACCTATGCGCCGCGAGCCGGATTTGATTGATGTTTGGTTCGATTCGGGAGCCATGCCTTATGCCCAATTCCACTATCCTTTTACAAAAGATTCGCTGAAAGGAATTTTCCCCGCAGATTTTATTGCCGAAGGCGTTGACCAAACCCGCGGATGGTTTTATACTTTGCATGCCATCGCCGTATTACTATTCGATTCTGTTTCGTTTAAAGCTGTTGTTTCCAACGGACTTGTCCTTGATAAAAACGGAAATAAAATGTCGAAACGCCTCGGAAACGCAGTTGATCCCTTTGAAACCATCGAAAAATATGGACCCGATGCCACCCGTTGGTATATGATTACCAATGCCCAACCCTGGGACAACCTGAAATTTGACATTGAAGGAATTGCCGAAGTAATGCGTAAATTTTTCGGCACCCTTTACAATACCTATAACTTTTTCGCACTGTATGCCAATATTGACGGGTTCATCTATTCCGAACCGGATATTCCTTTAATAAACCGCCCCGAAATTGATCGGTGGATACTTTCGCAGCTTAACACACTGATACTTGAAGTGGACGAATACTATTCCGACTATGAGCCCACCAAAGCCGGGCGTGCCATTTCTGAATTTGTTGACGAACACCTCAGTAATTGGTACGTACGCCTATGCCGTCGTCGTTTCTGGAAAGGAGAATATTCCCACGATAAAATTTCGGCTTACCAGACGCTTTACACCTGCATCGAAACCATAGCCTGCCTTTCTGCACCTATTGCACCCTTTTTTATGGACAGATTATTTACCGATTTAAATGCGGTTACCATAAAAAATCCTGCAATCTCGGTGCATCTTACCGATTTTCCGGAAGCAGATGTACATATGATTGATAAAAAATTAGAAGAGCGTATGCAATTGGCACAGCAAATCTCTTCTATGGTATTATCACTCAGAAAAAAAACCAACCTTCGTGTTCGCCAGCCACTGCAAAAAATCATGTTACCTGCTCCCGATAAACACTTCCGGCAACAGGTAGAAGCAGTAAAAAATCTCATCCTTTCCGAAGTGAATGTGAAAGAAATTGAGTTTATTGATGCTGAACAAAATATTCTGGTAAAGAAAATAAAACCCAACTACAAAACGTTAGGTCCTAAGTATGGCAAATTGATGAAAAACATTGCCACAGCAATAGAAGTTTTTACCCAAAACGATATTGCTGATCTGGAAAACAAAGGAATGATTTCACTAAATATTAATAATGAAAACGTTGACATTTTATTACAGGATGTAGATATTATTACTGAAGACATACCCGGGTGGGTTGTTACCCATATGGGCAACTTAACTGTGGCGCTCGATATTAATGTAACCGAAGTTTTGTACCACGAAGGCATTGCCCGCGAATTGGTTAACCGCATTCAAAATCTTAGGAAAGAGCTTGATTATGAAATTACTGATAAAATTTTTCTGCAGATTGAAAAAAACCCGCTCATCGAAACGGTAATTAATCAAAATTATGCTTACATTTGTTCTGAAACTTTGGCTGAATCACTGAAAACGCCTGATTGTATTGATGAATCAGAAAAAGTGGCAGTTGAACTTACAGAAAAAGTGGCTACATTTATTTCTATTAAGAAAATGGAATAA
- the lptB gene encoding LPS export ABC transporter ATP-binding protein, which translates to MILRTENLVKKYRQRTVVNNVSIEVKQGEIVGLLGPNGAGKTTSFYMIVGLIRPLMGKVFLEDKEITEEPMYRRAQLGIGYLAQEASVFRKLSVEDNLRAVLEFTKLNKKEQSQRLESLLEEFGLVHVRKSYGITLSGGERRRTEIARALAVDPKFILLDEPFAGVDPIAVEDIQNIVVHLKDRNIGVLITDHNVHETLSITNRAYLLFEGSVLKAGTSEELANDEQVRKVYLGEKFELR; encoded by the coding sequence ATGATCCTTCGTACAGAAAATCTTGTAAAAAAATACCGTCAGCGGACGGTAGTAAATAATGTTTCCATTGAGGTAAAACAAGGAGAAATTGTAGGATTGCTGGGCCCGAACGGAGCCGGAAAAACTACTTCTTTTTATATGATAGTAGGATTGATTAGACCCCTTATGGGAAAGGTGTTTCTTGAAGACAAGGAAATTACCGAAGAACCCATGTACCGGCGTGCACAATTGGGAATAGGCTACCTGGCACAGGAAGCTTCCGTTTTCAGAAAATTAAGTGTGGAAGATAATCTCCGTGCGGTATTGGAATTTACAAAGCTTAATAAAAAGGAACAATCGCAACGGCTCGAATCGCTGCTGGAAGAATTCGGACTGGTTCACGTACGGAAAAGTTATGGCATCACCCTTTCGGGAGGAGAAAGGCGTAGAACGGAAATTGCCCGTGCACTTGCCGTTGACCCCAAATTTATCTTGCTCGACGAACCCTTTGCCGGGGTTGACCCCATTGCAGTGGAAGATATTCAAAATATTGTGGTTCACTTAAAAGACCGGAATATCGGGGTACTGATTACTGACCACAACGTACACGAAACCCTTTCGATAACCAACAGAGCATATTTACTTTTTGAAGGCTCGGTACTCAAGGCTGGTACTTCTGAAGAACTGGCAAATGACGAACAGGTAAGAAAGGTGTACCTGGGAGAAAAATTTGAATTAAGATAA